A single genomic interval of Eleutherodactylus coqui strain aEleCoq1 chromosome 3, aEleCoq1.hap1, whole genome shotgun sequence harbors:
- the HESX1 gene encoding homeobox expressed in ES cells 1 — protein MTTVSLCERSPRMPAELQKVSCLAGNKPTTCSFSIESILGLDKKRDLNSAAVRHYRPWMDNYCSREVGTHCWHLPIISYEIPLQVHPAKHAIEKEGDIRYEKCCPANERLHYKREVSWYRGRRPRTAFTRSQIEVLENVFRVNSYPGIDVREELANKLSLDEDRIQIWFQNRRAKLKRCHRESQFLIVKESLTPQIQE, from the exons ATGACAACTGTGTCTTTGTGTGAGAGAAGCCCAAGAATGCCAGCTGAGCTCCAAAAAGTGTCTTGTCTTGCAGGCAACAAGCCCACAACATGTTCATTTTCCATTGAAAGCATTCTTGGATTGGACAAGAAAAGGGACTTAAACTCAGCTGCCGTAAGACACTACAGGCCCTGGATGGATAACTACTGCAGCAGAG AGGTTGGTACACACTGCTGGCATCTACCTATCATCAGCTATGAAATACCTCTACAAGTGCACCCAGCAAAACATGCTATAGAAAAAGAAGGGGATATCCGGTATGAAAAGTGCTGTCCAGCAAATGAACGCCTGCATTATAAAAGAGAAGTGAGCTGGTATCGAGGAAGGAGACCCAGAACTGCATTCACTAGAAGCCAA aTTGAAGTTTTGGAGAATGTTTTCAGAGTCAATTCATACCCGGGTATAGACGTAAGAGAGGAACTTGCTAACAAATTGTCTTTAGATGAAGATAGAATCCAG ATCTGGTTTCAAAATCGTCGCGCTAAGCTGAAGAGATGCCACAGGGAATCCCAGTTCCTAATTGTGAAAGAGTCACTAACTCCACAAATTCAAGAATAA